Proteins encoded together in one Methanosarcinales archaeon window:
- a CDS encoding indolepyruvate oxidoreductase subunit beta: MKEFDLIIVGVGGQGAITASDIIGKAAVNQGLSVQSSETHGMAQRGGSVINHVRLDCKYGSLIPEGRADAILGLEPVEALRAIEFLSPEGVVVINTNPVLPISVLSGSSKYPEVETIFTQLRSRCKQLVAIDAESLAIEAGHPLTSNVVMIGALSNYLPLDLRSLEESISKIVPPKTVEVNISAFRLGRKQVE; this comes from the coding sequence TTGAAAGAATTTGACCTGATTATAGTAGGTGTGGGGGGACAGGGGGCTATTACGGCTTCGGATATTATTGGCAAAGCCGCCGTGAACCAGGGATTATCTGTTCAGTCCTCAGAGACACACGGGATGGCACAGCGGGGTGGGTCAGTAATTAACCATGTAAGACTGGACTGCAAATATGGGTCGCTGATACCAGAAGGAAGAGCAGATGCGATACTGGGTCTGGAACCAGTGGAAGCTTTGAGAGCTATAGAATTTCTATCGCCTGAAGGTGTGGTAGTAATAAATACGAATCCTGTACTGCCAATCTCTGTATTATCTGGCAGTTCAAAATATCCTGAAGTGGAAACCATATTTACCCAACTCAGGAGCAGGTGCAAACAGCTCGTAGCCATTGATGCCGAATCCCTTGCTATTGAAGCAGGCCATCCCCTCACCTCGAATGTTGTGATGATCGGTGCTCTATCCAATTATCTGCCCCTGGATCTCAGGAGTCTCGAGGAAAGTATAAGCAAGATTGTACCTCCCAAGACCGTAGAAGTAAATATATCAGCCTTCAGGCTCGGAAGGAAGCAGGTAGAATAA